From the genome of Arthrobacter sp. ERGS1:01:
GTGTTCCAGCAATATGCGCTGTTCCCGTGGCGGACGGCGTCGACGAACGTTTCGATCGGACTGGAGGGCACGGGCCTGAACCGCCGCCGGCGCGCGGCGAAGGCCCTCGAATACCTCGAGCTGGTGGGCCTGGCCGGCTTCGCCGAACGGTATCCGCACGAACTCTCCGGCGGCATGAAGCAACGCGTGGCCATTGCCCGGAGCCTGGCCTATGAACCGGACATCCTGCTGATGGATGAGCCGTTCGCCGCCCTGGACGCGCAAACCCGCGAACAGCTCCAGGACGAACTGTTGCGCATCTGGAAGGAGACGGGCAAGACAGTGGTTTTCATTACCCATGGGATCGACGAGGCCGTCTACCTTGGCCAGCGCGTGGCCGTCCTCAGCTCCCGGCCCGGCCGGCTGAAGGCCATCGTGGACATCGACCTCGGCGAGCGCGACGGGGAGGCGGACATCCGCTCCACCCCCGGATTCAGCGAACACCGGCACAAGGTCTGGACCCTGCTCCACGACGAGGTCCAGGCGGCACGGGACGCCGGCCACCGCAAGGTACTCCCGGACGGCACAGCGCCGGACGAACGTCCCACACCCCGCAGGAGCGCAGCCTGATGAGCACCATCGCCACCCAACGCCCCGACTCCCC
Proteins encoded in this window:
- a CDS encoding ABC transporter ATP-binding protein, whose amino-acid sequence is MQAKISLRDIRQEFPIRPAKGASARGTGNLVVLDGVNLDVRPGEFLTIVGPSGSGKTTLLDLLAGLTRPAGGAVLVDGKEVTGPGHDRAVVFQQYALFPWRTASTNVSIGLEGTGLNRRRRAAKALEYLELVGLAGFAERYPHELSGGMKQRVAIARSLAYEPDILLMDEPFAALDAQTREQLQDELLRIWKETGKTVVFITHGIDEAVYLGQRVAVLSSRPGRLKAIVDIDLGERDGEADIRSTPGFSEHRHKVWTLLHDEVQAARDAGHRKVLPDGTAPDERPTPRRSAA